One stretch of Trichocoleus desertorum ATA4-8-CV12 DNA includes these proteins:
- a CDS encoding nucleotidyltransferase family protein: MKTLEEIRQGLVQHKTVLQERYKVSELGIFGSYVRQEQTETSDVDVLVEFSEIPSLLKFINLENYLSDNLGVKVDLVHKSGLKPRLGERILAEVVYL, from the coding sequence ATGAAGACACTAGAAGAAATTAGACAAGGGTTAGTACAACATAAGACTGTATTACAGGAACGATATAAGGTTAGTGAACTAGGAATCTTTGGCTCTTATGTGCGGCAGGAGCAGACAGAAACTAGTGATGTGGATGTGCTGGTGGAGTTTTCCGAAATACCAAGCTTGTTGAAGTTTATTAATTTAGAAAATTATCTCAGTGATAATCTAGGGGTCAAAGTCGATTTGGTGCATAAGTCTGGCTTGAAGCCTCGATTGGGAGAAAGGATTTTAGCAGAGGTGGTCTACCTTTGA
- a CDS encoding DUF86 domain-containing protein, with the protein MTKRQLEDYLQDILDAIAAIEQFTRGIEFEDFSQNLEKVFAVSRAIEIIGEAVKRIPDPVRSQYPTIPWRDIAGMRDKLIHDYFNTDVEILWRAVQEDVPALRIMISSVLEDLRK; encoded by the coding sequence TTGACTAAACGGCAACTGGAAGACTATTTACAGGACATTTTGGATGCGATCGCCGCTATTGAGCAGTTCACAAGAGGCATTGAGTTTGAAGATTTCTCGCAAAATTTAGAAAAAGTGTTTGCAGTTTCAAGAGCGATCGAAATTATTGGTGAGGCTGTGAAGCGAATTCCTGATCCTGTGAGAAGCCAGTATCCTACTATTCCTTGGAGAGATATTGCAGGAATGCGGGATAAGCTGATTCATGATTACTTCAATACAGATGTAGAAATCCTCTGGAGAGCGGTTCAGGAAGACGTTCCAGCGCTAAGAATCATGATCTCTAGCGTTCTAGAAGATTTGCGAAAATAA
- a CDS encoding PhoD-like phosphatase yields the protein MKDQAWDEFLSELPLILAGPILQHTDSESVTVWLALRQPCQVELKIYETTDNGEVLGNSLSTGSRSTIALGKFLHVVAVTAHATKQQINSDRIYAYDLQFLMEDTKLQQTLQQALCSSQFPTVSISYFAHQKPTFVLSPTQLQDLRMVQGSCRKSHGNGFDALPILDCLIEETASQPRCRPHQLFLTGDQIYGDDVADPLLWVATNLGDALLGWEEKLPVGRREPNNVVYRMPKDLPAGQRAEIATTQAGFTAGLHQQRTKANSHLLSLGEYYASYLLAWSPVCWPTPLPTGKEMTGDRSARKCWDREARDMRQFIYTLWKVRRALANIPVYTIFDDHDVSDDWNLNQAWCLRVLGRPLGRRAVQNALLAYGVFQAWGNTPEQFISGTFGARLLAAAQAWSDSEGTDTTAYEAIARYVGMPSRDPLTGLPTFVSDGPVLILERHPEAITWHYTVRSACHEVLVLDTRTWRGYPADQKAIAPPMLLSPQAFERQLTIPLRATAQQEENYSQIQATFIIAPTNVFGMKVIDQIHQWQLSKNKVFATDVGDAWNIHTEALAQLLTTLFAQRQQVIVMSGDIHYSSVVRLSRQSHLPSADPASVLVQLTCSALKNEEPLTRLIHTRLKGWLLPEKARYWIGWSKSPDMVELSAKQLPHLRRGTFSLSKKGSGKAIASLQADNFPSTQPDWSCALEWMPRDQTRVSPFGVEVSWLLPPWRRARNAKHRWLQPFLIWRSRWFQDGREVVGLNNLALIRFEATSGSEPNVIAQYVYWFSPWSPTQLVYSRFVSSLTPNQALLAKMQPKHHPK from the coding sequence ATGAAAGACCAAGCCTGGGACGAGTTTTTGAGTGAACTGCCCCTGATATTAGCAGGGCCAATTCTGCAACATACAGACTCGGAATCAGTCACAGTCTGGTTAGCCTTGAGACAGCCGTGTCAAGTAGAACTCAAGATCTACGAAACAACAGATAATGGTGAAGTCTTGGGCAATAGCCTATCCACAGGAAGCCGCTCCACTATAGCGCTAGGCAAGTTTTTGCATGTGGTTGCGGTGACCGCTCATGCTACCAAGCAGCAGATCAACAGCGATCGCATCTACGCCTATGATCTCCAGTTTCTCATGGAGGATACGAAGCTTCAGCAGACACTCCAGCAAGCTCTCTGTTCTAGCCAATTTCCGACAGTCAGTATTAGCTACTTTGCTCACCAAAAACCCACTTTTGTTCTATCTCCCACTCAACTACAAGATCTACGCATGGTGCAGGGTTCTTGCCGCAAATCCCACGGTAATGGATTTGATGCCCTACCCATTCTCGATTGCTTGATAGAGGAAACAGCGTCGCAACCTCGATGTCGTCCTCACCAGTTGTTCCTCACCGGAGATCAAATTTACGGAGATGATGTGGCAGACCCTTTGTTATGGGTCGCTACCAATCTGGGTGATGCTCTCTTAGGTTGGGAAGAGAAGCTTCCGGTTGGGCGAAGAGAGCCAAATAATGTGGTGTATCGCATGCCCAAAGATTTACCTGCTGGGCAACGAGCCGAGATAGCAACCACGCAGGCAGGTTTCACTGCAGGATTACACCAGCAACGAACCAAGGCCAACAGTCATCTCCTGAGCCTGGGTGAGTATTATGCCTCTTATCTATTAGCTTGGTCTCCGGTCTGCTGGCCCACACCGCTCCCGACTGGAAAGGAGATGACTGGCGATCGCTCAGCCAGGAAATGTTGGGATCGCGAAGCTAGGGATATGCGGCAGTTTATCTATACTTTGTGGAAAGTGCGGCGTGCCCTTGCCAATATCCCGGTATACACGATCTTTGATGATCATGATGTTAGTGATGACTGGAACCTAAACCAAGCTTGGTGTCTCCGAGTATTGGGCCGCCCTCTAGGACGGCGAGCGGTGCAAAACGCCTTGTTAGCTTATGGGGTGTTTCAAGCATGGGGGAATACGCCAGAGCAATTTATATCGGGAACATTCGGTGCAAGACTTTTGGCTGCTGCCCAAGCCTGGTCTGACTCTGAGGGAACAGATACGACTGCTTATGAGGCGATCGCTCGTTATGTTGGCATGCCCAGCCGTGACCCCCTCACAGGCTTACCTACTTTTGTCTCCGATGGACCTGTGCTGATACTAGAACGGCATCCAGAAGCGATCACCTGGCACTATACAGTCCGAAGTGCTTGCCATGAAGTATTGGTGCTAGATACACGCACTTGGCGGGGTTATCCAGCAGACCAAAAAGCGATCGCTCCACCCATGCTGCTTTCTCCTCAAGCCTTTGAGCGACAACTCACTATTCCGCTCCGAGCCACAGCTCAGCAAGAAGAGAATTACTCACAGATCCAGGCTACGTTCATCATTGCTCCAACCAATGTGTTTGGGATGAAAGTGATTGATCAGATTCATCAATGGCAGTTAAGCAAGAATAAGGTATTTGCTACAGATGTAGGCGATGCTTGGAACATCCACACTGAAGCTCTGGCGCAACTTCTCACTACTTTGTTTGCTCAACGCCAACAGGTGATCGTGATGTCTGGGGATATCCATTACAGCTCTGTGGTGCGTCTCTCTCGTCAAAGCCATTTACCCTCTGCTGACCCCGCCTCTGTCTTGGTGCAATTGACCTGTAGTGCACTAAAGAATGAAGAACCCCTGACTCGGCTGATTCACACGCGGTTGAAGGGTTGGCTGCTGCCAGAAAAGGCTCGTTATTGGATAGGGTGGAGCAAGTCACCTGATATGGTAGAACTCTCAGCCAAACAGTTGCCCCATCTTCGCCGTGGAACTTTCTCTCTCTCTAAGAAAGGTTCTGGAAAAGCGATCGCATCTCTCCAAGCAGATAACTTCCCCTCTACGCAACCTGATTGGAGTTGTGCTTTGGAATGGATGCCCCGAGATCAAACACGGGTTTCTCCTTTTGGGGTTGAGGTGTCGTGGTTGCTACCTCCTTGGAGACGAGCTAGAAACGCCAAACACCGATGGCTGCAACCTTTCCTGATTTGGAGATCTCGCTGGTTCCAAGATGGACGAGAAGTGGTGGGACTAAACAATTTGGCGCTGATCCGGTTTGAAGCAACCAGTGGCAGTGAACCTAATGTGATCGCGCAGTATGTCTATTGGTTCTCGCCTTGGTCCCCCACCCAACTTGTTTACAGCCGCTTTGTTAGCTCCCTTACCCCAAATCAAGCATTGTTGGCAAAGATGCAGCCTAAACACCATCCTAAATAG
- a CDS encoding dual specificity protein phosphatase family protein yields the protein MLVYGARRPGFPLPSVPRIFVDEWLTFMLTQEIRRVVCLLPQHQLSSYNQLLDFYHQAFGVDKVCWAPIKDFHFADALTLTDLVLPFLAEAERMQEKTVVHCSGGIGRTGHVLAAWLVSFRGLSNVEAIAAVKRSGRNAQEAGNQGLDELLNICRNKFAQESI from the coding sequence ATGCTTGTCTATGGAGCCCGTCGTCCTGGATTTCCCTTGCCCTCGGTTCCCCGGATCTTTGTAGATGAATGGCTGACTTTTATGCTCACTCAAGAGATTCGACGCGTTGTCTGTCTATTGCCCCAGCATCAACTATCTTCCTATAACCAGCTCTTAGACTTTTATCACCAGGCCTTTGGTGTTGATAAAGTTTGCTGGGCACCAATTAAAGACTTTCATTTTGCGGATGCCCTAACTTTAACCGACTTGGTCTTACCCTTCCTAGCAGAAGCTGAACGCATGCAGGAAAAAACGGTAGTCCATTGCTCTGGTGGCATTGGGCGAACTGGGCATGTATTAGCAGCTTGGTTAGTCAGCTTTCGGGGCCTGTCCAATGTTGAAGCGATTGCTGCAGTTAAACGAAGCGGGCGCAACGCCCAAGAAGCGGGTAATCAAGGTTTAGATGAACTACTAAATATTTGTCGAAATAAGTTTGCTCAAGAGTCTATCTAG
- a CDS encoding mechanosensitive ion channel, which translates to MLVTLNRYLTALSRSLRTVGVAIALICLLVLSPTLAQAQSADKAPVVLDGRTIFRVSASGDFSANDRADLINLQLREVVQNPEPALVKVEERNQLPTIVVNDRYLLTVTSRDTVLAHTPMDQALIWAEQIQALVQESQTERGSQFVRKAMLMAASVLLTAFAIHLLLGRFWHYSLRPGFQRWFPATTAHEGQPHLLDLFLYLSLAIARAVLWIGSAFYVMNLFPVSRQWSYGALNTLLTSFTAPIITLGRQAYSIIDLLVLAGLLLGLIGLAGALTNVLRSRILSVSGINRSAQEAVAIITKYTLIFIGSIVLLQIWGLDITSLAIVASALGVGIGFGFQDIAKNFGSGVVLLFERPVQVGDFIEVGEYEGTIERIGARSTIIRTLDQTSIIVPNSRLLEGEVKNWTYHSSVARLHLPVHVAYQSDPNVVRSVLLEAAKAHRDVLNVPAPQVWFKGFGESALNFELLVWTAEPSKQYFLKSELYFRMEASLKQRQIEIPVPQRDLHIRSGALELSPQLQKAILQLSAKLQVEALNEPDSAKKSMNREQ; encoded by the coding sequence GTGCTAGTGACGCTGAATCGGTATTTAACTGCTCTCTCTCGGTCACTTAGAACGGTTGGAGTGGCGATCGCGTTAATCTGCCTACTGGTGCTGAGCCCAACTTTAGCTCAGGCGCAATCTGCGGACAAAGCGCCTGTCGTTCTAGATGGTCGCACCATCTTTCGCGTTAGTGCTTCGGGAGACTTTAGCGCTAATGACCGAGCCGATTTGATTAACTTGCAACTGCGGGAAGTGGTTCAGAACCCAGAGCCAGCCCTGGTCAAGGTAGAAGAGCGAAATCAATTACCGACCATTGTGGTGAACGATCGCTATCTGTTGACGGTGACTAGCCGAGATACAGTTTTGGCTCATACCCCAATGGACCAAGCCCTAATTTGGGCAGAACAAATTCAAGCATTAGTGCAGGAGTCACAAACCGAACGCGGCAGCCAGTTTGTTCGGAAGGCAATGTTGATGGCAGCTAGTGTTTTGCTCACTGCCTTTGCCATCCATCTGTTGCTAGGGCGTTTCTGGCATTACTCCCTGCGTCCAGGATTCCAGCGCTGGTTTCCCGCGACTACTGCCCATGAAGGACAGCCTCATTTGCTCGATCTGTTTCTGTATCTAAGTTTGGCGATCGCGCGGGCAGTTCTGTGGATCGGGTCAGCATTTTATGTCATGAACCTGTTTCCAGTGTCTCGGCAGTGGAGCTACGGCGCACTCAATACCTTGCTAACGAGTTTTACGGCTCCCATCATCACTTTGGGCAGGCAAGCCTACTCGATTATTGATTTGCTGGTTCTCGCAGGTTTGCTATTAGGGTTGATAGGTCTTGCTGGAGCGCTGACCAATGTTTTGCGATCGCGGATTCTCAGTGTATCTGGCATCAATCGCAGTGCTCAAGAAGCAGTTGCGATCATCACCAAATACACGCTGATTTTCATTGGCTCTATTGTGCTGCTGCAAATTTGGGGTTTGGACATCACCTCATTGGCGATCGTGGCTAGCGCCCTAGGGGTAGGGATTGGCTTTGGCTTTCAGGATATTGCTAAGAACTTTGGTAGTGGTGTGGTGTTGCTGTTTGAGCGACCTGTACAAGTCGGTGACTTTATAGAAGTAGGAGAATATGAGGGCACGATTGAACGGATTGGAGCCCGCAGCACCATTATCCGTACACTTGACCAAACTTCTATTATTGTCCCGAACTCTCGGCTGTTAGAAGGAGAAGTCAAGAACTGGACCTACCATAGCTCCGTCGCGCGTTTGCATTTGCCTGTGCATGTGGCTTACCAGTCTGACCCAAATGTGGTGCGTTCTGTGTTGCTAGAAGCAGCGAAGGCTCATCGGGATGTCTTAAATGTGCCAGCGCCTCAGGTTTGGTTTAAAGGGTTTGGTGAATCTGCGCTGAATTTTGAGTTGCTAGTTTGGACGGCGGAGCCTAGCAAACAGTATTTTTTGAAGAGTGAGCTTTACTTCCGGATGGAAGCTTCATTAAAGCAACGCCAGATTGAGATTCCCGTGCCGCAACGCGATTTACATATCCGTTCTGGAGCACTAGAACTTTCTCCCCAACTCCAAAAAGCGATTCTCCAGCTGTCCGCTAAGTTACAAGTAGAGGCTCTCAACGAACCTGATTCTGCAAAGAAGTCAATGAATAGAGAACAATAA